A window of Synechococcus sp. MEDNS5 contains these coding sequences:
- a CDS encoding SulP family inorganic anion transporter, protein MATGPAALRLESLIGNPSKELLSGLVVAFAMIPEAIAFSGIAGVDPQVGLFGAFCLSITIAFVGGRSAMITSATGSTALLMTGLVATGEARGPGLGLTYLLVAGIVTGLLQVLWGWMRLAYQMRFVPLGVLSGFVNALALLIFQAQFPQLGINLHFGEASAAGHGHDALPQAAQLPLIWGLVLLGLLIIYGLPRLTRAVPSQLVAIVVLTAISMGFNFDIPTVQSLGSLPAGLPVFQIPFGALADGRVPFSLETLGIVLPTAMAISLVGLMETFLTQDILDDRTDSTSNKNREARGQGIANIVSSFFGGMAGCALVGQSVMNIDNGGRTRLSTLFSGVSLLAMILLARPWLQQIPMAALVAVMISIAVSTADVAGLRRIRSIPKSDTAVMLMTFAVTMLTTPHNLALGVLAGVALAGILFSRKVAKVIRVEPVDIAPDLRRYVVTGQLFFVSKIYFLQGFDVHEHPAKIIIDMSAAHIWDQSGVGALNQLIRKLKQGGSEVDLVGLNTESLDLFERIGSQPEGSHG, encoded by the coding sequence ATGGCAACCGGACCCGCAGCGCTGCGGTTGGAGTCCCTCATCGGTAACCCCAGCAAGGAGCTTCTTTCCGGCTTGGTGGTGGCCTTCGCCATGATTCCCGAGGCCATTGCCTTTTCCGGGATTGCCGGCGTTGACCCCCAGGTGGGTTTGTTCGGGGCCTTCTGCTTGTCGATCACCATCGCCTTTGTGGGTGGTCGTTCGGCAATGATCACGTCGGCCACGGGATCAACCGCTCTGTTGATGACCGGCCTTGTAGCCACAGGCGAAGCTCGCGGACCCGGCCTTGGCCTGACTTATCTGCTGGTGGCCGGGATCGTCACGGGGCTTCTGCAGGTGTTGTGGGGCTGGATGCGTCTGGCTTATCAGATGCGTTTTGTGCCTCTCGGGGTTCTCAGTGGCTTCGTGAATGCCCTCGCACTGTTGATTTTCCAGGCTCAATTCCCCCAACTCGGAATCAATCTCCATTTCGGTGAGGCGTCAGCTGCAGGCCATGGGCATGACGCTCTGCCCCAAGCCGCTCAGTTGCCTTTGATCTGGGGGCTGGTTCTGTTGGGGCTGCTGATCATCTACGGCCTTCCTCGACTGACCCGTGCCGTGCCTTCGCAGTTGGTGGCCATTGTTGTGCTCACTGCGATTTCAATGGGCTTCAACTTTGATATTCCCACCGTGCAAAGCCTGGGCAGCTTGCCTGCGGGTCTGCCGGTGTTCCAGATCCCCTTTGGTGCTCTGGCCGATGGGCGCGTGCCCTTCAGCTTGGAAACCCTTGGAATCGTTTTGCCAACGGCGATGGCGATTTCCCTGGTGGGGCTGATGGAAACCTTCCTGACCCAAGACATTCTCGACGACCGCACCGACAGCACGTCGAACAAAAATCGCGAGGCACGGGGGCAAGGCATCGCCAATATCGTCTCGTCGTTTTTTGGAGGTATGGCGGGATGCGCGCTGGTGGGGCAGTCCGTGATGAATATCGACAACGGAGGGCGAACGCGCCTTTCCACACTGTTTTCAGGCGTCAGCCTGCTGGCGATGATCCTGCTGGCCAGACCCTGGCTTCAGCAGATTCCGATGGCTGCACTGGTGGCCGTGATGATCAGCATCGCAGTCAGCACCGCTGATGTGGCGGGCCTGCGCAGGATTCGCTCTATTCCGAAGAGCGATACGGCGGTGATGTTGATGACCTTTGCCGTGACCATGCTCACCACTCCCCACAATCTGGCACTGGGTGTGTTGGCCGGAGTGGCGCTTGCCGGGATTCTGTTCAGCAGAAAGGTTGCGAAAGTGATTCGTGTGGAGCCGGTGGATATTGCTCCAGATCTGCGTCGTTATGTGGTGACGGGCCAACTGTTTTTCGTGAGCAAAATCTATTTCCTCCAGGGCTTTGATGTGCATGAGCACCCAGCAAAAATCATTATTGATATGTCTGCAGCGCACATCTGGGACCAGAGCGGTGTTGGAGCACTCAATCAGTTGATCAGGAAACTGAAACAAGGTGGATCGGAGGTTGATCTGGTAGGGCTTAACACCGAAAGCCTTGATCTGTTTGAGCGAATCGGCTCTCAGCCTGAAGGCTCTCACGGCTGA
- a CDS encoding FAD-binding protein, with the protein MNALAQDARSEGRLILGPELLPAVLAHPLHPTPLLVSSGATSSRCAGDGLWTLDLRRRYRELRYQVESSQVTIGTGLTMAELLEGLRSDRRALPIGLSGLPGSGFLLTGGMGPLSRSQGLAMDHIQRIEGVWGNGEPFNVHRDHVIGDERAASYWRGLLGAAPFLAVVTGLELRTHPIEPLAVLQERIAVELLPNWIRLAEQWPSSASLQWSWGDYVEIYAVQGLPDGCTSDLLPALAGDAAEICADQLSLPAFGRLTTDRQPLPSHCEVLGRLGQRWGEEAESVVDHLRELMMRRPHPSCRISAQQLGGATGTVESASTSFIHRNAEWKPWITAAWTPEDRAGRQHSLDWMERVSEALMALNPGVHLAQLHDHLPFHDQELKDAFGSWLPSLKQLKAELDPDQRLCRL; encoded by the coding sequence ATGAATGCTTTGGCACAGGATGCACGATCTGAAGGACGGCTCATCCTTGGCCCTGAGCTATTGCCAGCTGTATTGGCTCACCCTCTGCATCCAACCCCGTTGTTGGTGAGCTCTGGTGCAACGAGCAGTCGTTGTGCCGGTGATGGACTCTGGACGCTCGATCTGAGACGGCGTTACCGGGAGCTCCGTTATCAAGTGGAGTCTTCTCAGGTCACGATTGGTACCGGACTCACCATGGCTGAATTGCTCGAAGGTCTGCGCTCCGATCGACGCGCTCTGCCGATCGGGCTGTCGGGATTGCCTGGATCTGGATTTCTGCTCACCGGAGGGATGGGTCCGCTGAGTCGCTCTCAAGGTTTGGCCATGGACCATATCCAGCGGATTGAGGGTGTGTGGGGGAACGGTGAACCCTTCAATGTTCACCGTGATCACGTCATCGGTGATGAGCGGGCTGCCAGCTACTGGCGAGGCCTTCTAGGCGCCGCTCCTTTTCTGGCTGTCGTGACAGGACTGGAGCTAAGGACACACCCCATCGAGCCCCTGGCCGTTCTGCAGGAGCGCATCGCTGTTGAGTTATTGCCGAATTGGATCCGTTTGGCAGAGCAGTGGCCTTCTTCAGCCAGCCTCCAATGGTCCTGGGGTGACTACGTCGAGATCTACGCCGTGCAAGGTCTTCCCGATGGGTGCACATCAGATCTGCTCCCGGCTCTGGCGGGTGATGCCGCTGAGATCTGTGCTGATCAGCTGTCACTTCCTGCTTTCGGCCGGCTCACGACTGATCGCCAACCGTTGCCGTCCCACTGTGAGGTGCTCGGCAGACTCGGGCAGAGATGGGGGGAGGAGGCTGAGTCAGTCGTCGATCATCTGCGTGAGCTGATGATGCGGAGGCCACATCCGTCCTGCCGAATCAGTGCTCAGCAACTGGGTGGGGCAACCGGCACTGTTGAATCGGCGTCCACATCATTCATCCATCGCAATGCTGAGTGGAAGCCCTGGATCACCGCGGCCTGGACACCTGAGGACCGTGCTGGACGGCAGCATTCCCTGGATTGGATGGAGCGTGTGAGCGAGGCGTTGATGGCGCTGAACCCAGGGGTGCATCTCGCTCAACTCCATGACCATCTTCCCTTTCATGACCAGGAATTGAAGGATGCCTTTGGATCCTGGTTGCCATCACTCAAGCAATTGAAGGCCGAGCTTGATCCCGACCAACGTCTGTGCCGGCTTTGA
- a CDS encoding sirohydrochlorin chelatase translates to MTLALDALSDRKHGVLICGHGSRNRLAVEEFEGLAHGLKARLPDLPVEYGFLEFAQPILREALDRLRAQGVKKVLAIPAMLFAAGHAKNDIPSVLNTYSAETGLDIDYGRELGVDRLMIAAAGARIREALMAADPCPAADTLLVVVGRGSSDPDANSNVAKVTRMLVEGFGFGWGETVYSGVTFPLVDPGLRHVVKLGFKRIVVFPYFLFSGVLVSRIRQHTHGVAEDHPNIDFLDAPYLGDHSFVLDTFLERVSEVLGGEAAMNCSLCKYRAQVLGFEQEVGLEQASHHHHVEGLTEACDLCERECTGACQPDGVPIPLGGNQHHSHDHSHGHHHPYPHAEHPLGPNTLRSASSQVDTSEPES, encoded by the coding sequence GTGACCCTGGCGCTCGATGCTCTTTCTGATCGGAAACATGGTGTTCTGATCTGCGGTCATGGGAGCAGGAACCGTCTGGCGGTTGAGGAATTCGAAGGCCTCGCCCATGGACTGAAGGCCAGACTTCCTGACCTTCCTGTGGAGTACGGCTTTCTTGAATTTGCTCAACCCATTCTCCGTGAAGCACTCGATCGCCTCCGGGCCCAGGGAGTTAAGAAGGTTCTGGCCATCCCGGCGATGCTATTTGCCGCCGGGCATGCCAAGAACGACATTCCATCGGTCCTCAACACCTACAGCGCTGAAACGGGTCTGGACATCGATTACGGCCGGGAACTGGGCGTTGATCGCCTAATGATTGCTGCAGCAGGAGCACGAATCCGCGAGGCACTCATGGCTGCGGATCCCTGCCCGGCTGCGGACACCCTGCTGGTCGTCGTTGGACGGGGATCATCGGATCCCGATGCCAACTCGAACGTGGCCAAAGTGACCCGCATGCTGGTGGAAGGCTTTGGCTTCGGCTGGGGTGAAACGGTGTACTCAGGCGTCACATTTCCCTTGGTGGATCCGGGTCTGCGGCACGTTGTGAAGCTGGGGTTTAAGCGAATCGTCGTTTTTCCTTATTTCCTGTTTTCGGGAGTGCTGGTGAGCCGAATCAGACAGCACACCCATGGTGTTGCTGAAGATCATCCCAACATCGATTTCCTTGATGCCCCCTATCTCGGAGATCACAGCTTCGTGCTGGACACGTTCCTCGAAAGGGTGAGCGAGGTGCTGGGGGGAGAAGCGGCCATGAACTGCTCACTTTGCAAGTACAGAGCCCAGGTGCTGGGGTTCGAGCAGGAAGTGGGCCTGGAGCAAGCCAGTCACCACCATCACGTGGAGGGCCTCACTGAGGCCTGCGACCTGTGCGAGAGGGAGTGCACTGGCGCTTGCCAGCCCGACGGAGTCCCGATTCCACTTGGGGGCAACCAGCACCACAGCCATGACCACAGCCATGGACACCACCATCCCTACCCCCATGCAGAACACCCCCTCGGGCCCAACACGCTGCGGAGCGCGTCGTCACAGGTCGACACATCTGAGCCCGAAAGCTGA
- a CDS encoding DUF2811 domain-containing protein: protein MDRNHLERCIDSQTPTSEAESPFVSLEAEIPEVLYEGMKSFIGSNPSWDQYQVMSSALAQFLFQNGCSEKAVTQRYLDDLFSRSRSQA from the coding sequence ATGGATCGGAATCATCTTGAACGCTGCATTGATTCGCAAACACCAACCAGCGAAGCGGAGTCGCCCTTTGTGAGCCTTGAAGCGGAGATTCCCGAAGTGCTTTACGAAGGCATGAAAAGCTTCATCGGCTCCAATCCCTCTTGGGACCAATACCAGGTGATGAGTTCTGCACTGGCCCAGTTCCTATTCCAGAACGGCTGCTCTGAGAAGGCTGTGACGCAGCGCTACCTCGATGACCTCTTCAGCCGCAGTCGCTCGCAGGCCTGA
- a CDS encoding GMC oxidoreductase has translation MPHHPFDAIVIGSGATGGVAAMTLAKAGVRVLVVEAGPDQTPEQALGSEPANSFRRAEGLLSGRHQRQSQHPGYWKQNPALYADEHQYPYITPADQPYLWTQGRQVGGRSLTWGGITLRLSDYDFKAADADGYGQSWPIGHDDLDPHYSALERFFQVRGNQDGLQHLPDGVLAPALPLLPEEESFRCALRRHRGVPLIHSRGFSARPPGSQSSWPQSSSNGSTLLHAMASGRVELLSGSMVVNLVMHPGQDKARAVVVVDRSSGEQRLLEADLIVLCASTIASLRLLLQSEQQHDSRGFRDSSGLLGQGLMDHVSCCRFFSVPSLTGRTPMQEQDPSSLLSGAGSFFLPFGNDPAHCNGRSFLRGYGLWGAINRFDPPWWLKRQPDHRLGFLIGHGEVLASEANRVSLSDRCDPLGVPMPMISCRWGPNEKAMVSHMQNTIRDCIDIAGGTSASLADLLHLPFVEPVVRGAIAVQEDAPPPGYYIHEVGGAPMGLREETSVVDSCNRLWRCRNVLVVDGACWPSSGWQSPTLTMMAITRRACLEALRPASDCG, from the coding sequence ATGCCGCACCATCCCTTCGATGCCATTGTGATTGGTTCCGGAGCCACTGGAGGTGTGGCTGCGATGACCCTCGCCAAAGCCGGAGTGCGCGTGCTTGTTGTTGAAGCAGGCCCTGATCAAACTCCTGAGCAAGCACTCGGATCAGAACCGGCGAACAGTTTTAGGCGCGCTGAGGGTCTGCTGAGTGGTCGGCATCAACGACAATCCCAGCATCCCGGTTACTGGAAGCAGAATCCTGCTTTGTATGCCGACGAACATCAATATCCGTACATCACACCTGCGGACCAACCTTATCTTTGGACCCAGGGCCGTCAGGTGGGAGGTCGCAGCCTGACCTGGGGAGGAATCACGCTGCGTCTTTCGGACTACGACTTCAAGGCTGCTGATGCCGATGGTTACGGACAAAGCTGGCCGATTGGTCACGACGATCTGGACCCGCACTACAGCGCTCTTGAGCGCTTTTTTCAGGTGAGAGGAAACCAAGATGGTCTTCAGCATCTTCCTGATGGCGTGTTGGCTCCGGCTCTGCCCTTGCTCCCTGAGGAGGAGAGTTTCCGCTGCGCCTTGCGGAGACATCGGGGCGTTCCCTTGATTCACTCCCGCGGTTTCTCAGCACGCCCTCCTGGCTCCCAATCGTCCTGGCCCCAATCGAGCAGCAACGGATCGACGTTGCTGCATGCCATGGCTTCAGGCCGGGTGGAGCTGCTCAGCGGCTCCATGGTCGTGAATTTGGTGATGCATCCCGGTCAGGACAAAGCCAGAGCCGTCGTTGTGGTGGATCGCTCAAGCGGTGAGCAGCGTCTCCTTGAAGCCGATCTGATTGTGCTGTGTGCTTCAACCATCGCCAGCCTTCGGTTGCTGCTGCAATCGGAGCAACAGCACGATTCCCGCGGTTTCCGCGATTCATCCGGTTTGCTGGGTCAAGGCCTCATGGATCACGTGTCCTGTTGCCGCTTTTTTTCAGTGCCATCGCTGACCGGCAGGACGCCCATGCAGGAGCAGGATCCATCCAGCCTGCTTTCGGGTGCGGGAAGCTTTTTCCTCCCCTTTGGGAATGATCCTGCCCACTGCAACGGGCGTTCGTTTCTGCGGGGCTATGGACTCTGGGGTGCGATCAATCGCTTTGATCCTCCTTGGTGGCTCAAGCGCCAACCCGATCATCGCCTCGGCTTTCTGATCGGCCATGGAGAGGTCTTGGCCTCTGAGGCCAATCGCGTCTCACTCTCGGATCGCTGTGATCCTCTCGGGGTGCCGATGCCCATGATCAGCTGCCGCTGGGGGCCCAATGAAAAGGCGATGGTGTCGCACATGCAAAACACCATTCGAGACTGCATCGACATTGCTGGTGGCACTTCAGCTTCACTCGCTGATTTGTTGCATCTCCCTTTCGTTGAACCCGTCGTCCGCGGAGCCATCGCTGTTCAAGAGGATGCCCCGCCTCCGGGGTATTACATCCATGAAGTGGGTGGGGCTCCCATGGGCCTCAGAGAAGAGACGAGCGTTGTGGACTCTTGCAATCGATTGTGGCGCTGCCGGAACGTGCTGGTGGTGGATGGTGCCTGCTGGCCCTCATCCGGATGGCAAAGTCCAACACTCACGATGATGGCCATTACCCGTCGTGCCTGCCTGGAAGCTCTCAGGCCTGCGAGCGACTGCGGCTGA
- a CDS encoding asparaginase has protein sequence MPLPSGYRGSARTSAVPPLEVHLRRGASIESSHRVHVVVCDSRGRVLMRAGEPDHETFVRSALKPFQALPLLSSGASEAFSCGERGIAISCASHAGTPTHAREAFRLLWNAELDSHHLQCPIPDGARSPLEHNCSGKHAGFLITAKKMGWPLDSYLRGDHPIQQEVNRRVAELLGLPAEELVAERDDCGAPTLRLQLAQIGLLYAHLGASTHAEMEQISRAMLAHPELVAGEGRFDTELMRRSHNQVISKGGAEGIQCLSRTGDGLGVAIKVVDGARRAKQAVALHVLRQLDWLTPSGLQELEEQLLLLNPGVHLVVEGELRS, from the coding sequence ATGCCGCTTCCATCTGGATACAGAGGTTCAGCGCGAACGTCCGCAGTTCCGCCCTTGGAAGTGCACCTGAGGCGAGGCGCGTCGATTGAATCCAGCCACCGGGTTCATGTTGTTGTCTGCGACAGCCGCGGCCGTGTGTTGATGAGAGCCGGAGAGCCAGATCATGAAACATTCGTGCGTTCGGCTCTCAAACCCTTTCAGGCTTTGCCCTTGTTGAGCAGCGGAGCATCGGAGGCTTTCAGCTGTGGCGAACGGGGAATCGCCATCAGTTGTGCCTCCCATGCCGGGACTCCGACCCATGCCAGGGAGGCGTTCCGTCTGCTTTGGAATGCTGAGTTGGACAGTCACCATCTCCAATGCCCCATTCCTGATGGGGCTCGCAGTCCTCTCGAACACAACTGTTCGGGCAAACATGCCGGGTTTTTAATCACAGCCAAGAAGATGGGCTGGCCTCTCGACTCTTACTTGCGTGGAGACCATCCCATTCAGCAGGAGGTGAACCGTCGCGTTGCTGAACTGCTCGGTCTGCCTGCGGAAGAGCTCGTGGCTGAACGAGACGACTGCGGAGCCCCCACCCTCAGACTTCAGTTGGCCCAAATCGGTCTTCTTTACGCCCACCTCGGTGCCTCAACCCACGCTGAGATGGAGCAGATTAGCCGCGCCATGCTGGCTCACCCCGAGCTTGTGGCTGGGGAAGGACGGTTTGACACCGAGCTGATGCGGCGCTCCCACAATCAGGTCATCAGCAAGGGAGGTGCCGAGGGAATTCAATGTCTCAGTCGAACTGGAGACGGCCTTGGAGTCGCGATCAAGGTCGTGGATGGAGCGCGTCGCGCCAAGCAGGCTGTTGCTTTGCATGTATTGCGCCAGTTGGATTGGCTTACTCCAAGCGGTCTTCAGGAGCTGGAAGAGCAACTGTTGCTTCTCAACCCTGGCGTTCACCTTGTGGTGGAAGGAGAACTGCGTTCATAA
- a CDS encoding CGLD27 family protein has product MVSSVSCPVPPEQRPQEEFVELSRSWFFSWPCQSQNNLDRALLISWLLISPVSVLVASGSWTLRNDPVRLCLAGGVAALVLPMLLLVRQWLGWSYVHKRLLSEQVEYEESGWYDGQIWEKPLAWRERDLLLAQHEVRPILGRLGRAMALVTGLMLGGASICQAL; this is encoded by the coding sequence ATGGTCTCCAGCGTGTCCTGTCCTGTTCCGCCTGAGCAGCGTCCCCAGGAGGAGTTCGTCGAACTGAGCCGTTCTTGGTTTTTTTCGTGGCCATGCCAGTCACAGAACAATCTCGATCGGGCTCTACTGATCAGTTGGCTGCTCATTTCACCGGTCAGCGTTCTGGTGGCGAGTGGAAGCTGGACTCTTCGGAACGACCCGGTGCGACTGTGTCTGGCAGGGGGGGTTGCGGCACTCGTGCTGCCGATGCTGCTTCTGGTGCGTCAATGGCTCGGGTGGAGCTATGTGCACAAACGATTGCTGTCTGAGCAGGTTGAATATGAAGAGTCAGGCTGGTACGACGGCCAGATTTGGGAAAAGCCTCTGGCCTGGCGTGAGCGTGATCTCTTGCTGGCCCAACACGAAGTACGTCCGATTCTCGGCCGCCTTGGCCGTGCGATGGCGCTCGTCACCGGCTTGATGCTCGGTGGTGCGAGCATCTGTCAAGCTCTCTGA
- the rsfS gene encoding ribosome silencing factor, which yields MDSEQLAELAAEACDDRKAVDIQLIRVDEVSSLADWMVIAGGQSDVQVRAIARSVEDRLEEDVQRLPLRKEGINEGRWALLDYGELIVHVLQPGERSYYDLEAFWSHGQRRPHLTSNPTKD from the coding sequence ATGGATAGTGAGCAGCTGGCTGAACTGGCCGCTGAAGCCTGTGACGATCGCAAGGCTGTGGATATCCAGCTCATTCGCGTGGATGAGGTTTCAAGTCTGGCCGACTGGATGGTGATCGCTGGAGGGCAGAGCGATGTGCAGGTTCGCGCGATCGCCCGTTCCGTCGAAGACCGGCTGGAAGAGGACGTTCAGCGCCTGCCGCTCCGCAAGGAAGGAATCAATGAAGGACGATGGGCCCTCTTGGATTACGGCGAACTGATCGTTCATGTGCTTCAGCCAGGGGAGCGCAGTTATTACGACCTTGAAGCGTTCTGGAGCCACGGCCAGCGCCGCCCCCATCTAACGTCGAATCCCACGAAGGACTGA
- a CDS encoding DUF3318 domain-containing protein — protein sequence MSELQRLKGLLPPEMQSWVFVEAAAAVDPALITLEEIGRDEVEIQVDLDAWDSLALDYRNLLFWHEVGRIQNDTIPRDGWEMAALAIGLGGAIGELWVQDGLLLIMALGLSGFAGYRLYLKNNAEKRLRDAIAADERAIDLACRFGYSVPNAYKSLGGALKDLVEKTRKKKKRGFYEDRLEALRKSAGKARAEMAQQQGSRQSVTSENVYG from the coding sequence ATGAGCGAACTCCAGCGCCTGAAGGGGCTGCTGCCCCCCGAAATGCAGAGCTGGGTGTTCGTTGAGGCCGCCGCAGCAGTTGATCCTGCTCTGATCACCCTGGAGGAAATCGGTCGCGACGAAGTGGAGATTCAGGTTGACCTCGATGCCTGGGACAGCCTCGCTCTGGATTACCGCAACTTGCTCTTCTGGCATGAGGTGGGGCGAATTCAGAACGACACCATCCCGCGAGACGGTTGGGAGATGGCCGCGCTTGCCATCGGCCTTGGGGGGGCCATTGGGGAACTCTGGGTTCAGGACGGGCTGCTGCTGATCATGGCCTTGGGGCTATCCGGGTTCGCGGGGTACCGGCTCTATCTCAAAAACAACGCCGAGAAGCGTTTGCGGGATGCCATTGCAGCTGATGAGCGTGCGATTGATCTCGCCTGCCGCTTCGGTTACAGCGTCCCGAATGCCTACAAGAGCCTTGGCGGTGCTCTCAAGGATCTGGTGGAGAAGACCAGGAAGAAGAAGAAGAGGGGGTTTTATGAGGATCGCCTGGAGGCTCTGCGCAAGAGTGCCGGTAAGGCCCGAGCTGAAATGGCTCAGCAACAGGGGTCTCGTCAATCCGTTACCAGTGAGAACGTCTATGGATAG